GTAATGTTGCAAAAGTATTGTCAAATGTAAATCACACACAAACGAAAACAAACATTTCCGACTATTTTCGTCTGTTATTTTAGAATCATCATATTTATAATCATTCAATCTGAATATGACCTGAACATTTCAACGAGTCTACCTCTAATTccatgaatatattatattttagattcGGTCATATTCAAATCGGACGATCCAACTTCGAAAAATACCACTCATATTCGTATTCAATAATAACATTTCCATAATTTCAAAAGCAGTGTAATACAAAACACAAGTGATATTATTCGTGTCGTGGTAGATAGTAGTGCAAACATAGTTAGACATGAGAGCGGTTGTTACGATTGCGATGCGTGGTATTAGTAGATGAATTGGCTGTTAGTGGCGCCGCGCCGTGAGCTGAATCCCATGGTGCTACATGCCTGCACTGGAGCCGCACGGGACACAGCTCGCCGCACGGGCCTCCCGCACCCGCCCGCTGCTCGCCGACACCTGCCCGCCTCTCTTCGCGACCACCCCCCTCCCCGTCCCACCCCCTcagtatacatatttacaaaatatttatagtcgTCGTATTTGTACAGATACAAACACATCGCGTTCTTTCAAAATTTATTCAGTTATAAATGTTAATAGACCGCAGCGAACTATTTACACAAcacaaacttattatttatattagagaCGCATTGATCACACGGCATAGATTAGACGATTAGTTATAAAACTGGTTACTGAGAATGGCACGGCAACAAGAAGGCAACAGAGAATAGAAGAAATATTTCGTCCTAAATATGAAGGTTCACTGGTTTAACATGATACTCCACGATTCGTTGCAATGTCAGTCTTTGAAACAATCTGCGCACACACGACTTAGGGCAGTTATCAGTAAATTATgttcaaaatgtatatttttcactAACAGAGACAGTTACAAAGTTAGTAAAgccgatgatgatgatgacgtgAGCACGGGTGATGAGACAAAAGCATGCAAATGCGCTGACACGTTGTGTGCGCCCATGTAATAACAtgatacaatattaatacatgattatgataatattcACATATCACATTACACTGCCACAATTAACCATCAAGTGTAACTTACTCATGGTTGAAAGACACTCGACACAATGCTTAAAATAAGCAATGCATTCAACCCATGATTACACGTCTGTATAGTCGCCAATAACGAAATCATTTGGAATGTTGGATACCTCAAAGAAACACCATTACGTGTGAGATGTGGTAATGTATTGTGATATGTGTAGGGAGCAAGTCCGCACATAAACCAACCGTGTTAAGATCCCGCAGTACCATGATGTGACATAATGTGTGGTGTCTTCGCCGGGTAGCGTGGCCGTGGCGCGGCCGCGACGCGCAGCTAGAACTCTGACTGTGATGTGAGTGGACACACAGGTCACAATCCGAGTACTAGCTACGAAACGCGGGCCTCCTCCTCACCCCGCAGTAGCGTGACTTATGACCCATGACTagtgatatattatataccttGTGGTACTACTACAAACACCTTCAATTGTAGTTACAACACGCATAACTTAGATAGTCACTTTTGAAAGCATTTCAATATACGAACTACAATCTCTTGAAATAGTTAAATCAAAGATCACTACAGACTTTTACTAAGTTATGTGTTAGTCTGTAGCTtgaaaacttgtttattttgtataggtatcttacaaacaataaaatacaacaaccAGTTTTCCAATTTAAGGTATCGATAGATTACCTGCAATAATCCTAGAGAATGTTACAAACAGTAAGTTATGATGACAGCCACCAATGaggttttcatattattaccCGTTTACGTGGACGTTAGAGCCAGTGGCATACATTTGTGGTAGTCAATTAGTTATTATGCCACTGGCTCTCACGTACACTTCGTtgattataactatttttaaccTGTAGCTTATACAACGCAATTCCGAGGCCTGTGACGACTGTCGATTTGACGAAAAATACTCGTAAGTGCTAATCTATGACCCTTACGTACCATCGAATGTGCCTTAACATATTTGCAATACACAAATCGCGAGACAAACGTCGAAAGAATAAACGATTTTATTGATGAATTGATATATTATCTAAGCTATATCGTAGCGAGAATTCggtaaaataagatattatgTCCTTACATTACAATTTTGTTTGCAAATTCAGTAGTACATAAGAAGCACACGAGGGTCGACCACAAGGTGGTCGTGAGTGTAAATATGAAAGGAAGCAAGGAGTATCGAGCGCGAGTACCTGACTCCTGGTCCTCGGTCTGCAGCTGGGCGGCGGGCGCGAAGTCGTCACTGTCCGCTATCAGCGCGTTACGCAGCCGACCCCGCGCACTGCCACCTACAACACACGCCATTTTGCCATGAAATCATCGAATCATCACTAAATTACAAGTCGTCAATGTTATCTTATGATGCGGGCTCAGTCGGTTAAGAAAGATACAATAGCGTGTATACTGACTGTCGGGCGTGTTGAGCGTGTCGCGGTGGTGGATCTGTCGCTGCGGCGTGAGGTGCGGCGGCGCCAGCTGCGGCGGCGCGGCCAGCGGCAGCGTGGGGTCCGTGACGCACGGCGCGCGGGCCTCCAGCGCGGGGCTCGTGCCCGGCTCGCGCTTTATTGGCGTCCTGCGAACACCACCGCTCGTTAGAACGTCATCGTTCGGTTAACGACGGACATTTAACTTGGCGAAAGAGCAATACTCACGTGAAATCGGCCGCAATAGAGCCGGAGGGTTTGGACTGCAGGAGGGCTATGAGCGGCGCCAGCAGCGCCTTATTGTCCTCCAGCAGGGGATCCGCCGGCAACGCGCCTGACGCTGAAGGAAGTAAAACGTTAAATAGGGATCTTTCTGGCGGACTTTCGATCTCTTATGAATAGTGTGAAGCGGGTACTCACTCGAGGCGGGCGACTCCGGTCTCTCTTTCGGACAGAGGTAGACTTCGATCTCTCCCGACATGGATTTCAAGTGTATCATGTATCCTTTCTCGTCGGGATGCGGCACCTGTAACAGATCAATTGAAGTCTATAGTCGGAACCGTAGTAAGGCACAAACGCGTAGAAGTTCGGTAGGAACGCGCAAAAGTTCGGTAAGATCGAAAGACGACGAGACTCACACCAGCGTCGTGTCATTCGATTTCTTATCCACCCGAATTTCGGGGAGCGACTCCCCGGGTTAAACGGGCGACGGAGATCTATCGGTAGACACGAAAAGGACGAACATTGGGATCGTAGATGGCGCAGAGAGCGCAGAGAGCGCAGAGAGCGCAGAGAGCGCAGAGAGCGCAAAGAGCGCAAAGAGCGCAGAGAGCGCAAAGAGCGCAGACGGCACAGAGGGTCGACAAGCAGTGAGCTAAAGAGGAGAGACTAACGCTGAGGCGGGTGTCGGGCGGCGCCTTGATGGGGATGACGGTCTGGTTGCGGAAGTCGCGGATGGAGCGCAGGTCGGCGTAGGTGATGTAGGCGCGCGCGCCGTGCCGCGCCGACAGCTCGGACAGCGCGCGCTCGGCCACGCCCACGGCGCGCTCGGcccgcgcgccgcgcgccgccagCAGCCGCACCTCGCGCCGcagccgccgcgcccgcgccgcgccgcccgcgcccgcgtcCCCGCACGCGCCGCCTGCAACCACACTCTGACTCACACGATATCCCCGGGACTGACGACCGTCGGTAGCGACGGTTGTCTTTTTCCTAACCTTCCTACCGAAAGCGGGCCCGATGAGGGACCTCTTCGGTCTTACAGAAAATGTCTCAATTCATCGAGGGTGGCACTTTAATTTCAATATGAgctttattttgaactttacgAGGTACCATGGAAGCGATTCGCATAGGATGATTTTGTGAGTGGAACAGACGAGCGTCCTCGTGCCACCCTTAATGAGCCTGAGTATCGAAATATATTAATACGAgacatcaataaaatatgttaagaattaaaatactCACCATATTTCcactgtatattatttttggatcgtTTTTCTAAAATTCCTATACCCTCTAGAACGTTTGTGATGTCGTATATACGACGCTTTTGGACCGATAAATGTTCAGCCGCTATGTTCAAGTCTAACACGCCGTTGGGCGACGACTTCAGCAAGGCGACGAACTTTTTTGTGAGTAAACCTAATGATGTGTCAAACCTGAAACAATTGTTACTGTTATAAGTTTATATTCTCATCAACTAACGTCACACAGTCCTAGTACCAAATTCACTTGTGGCTAGTAAACGCACAAGTCCTGAGGCCATCCTAAATCTAACGAACCACGCccttaaatatttctaaaacagtAACAAGTTTTTTATTCCTTCTAGATACTTCCACATTGAAAACCATTTACGAGCAGTCAGagctttataaaaacaaagagAAATTTGCGCCGAATATTAATCCTATTTCTTCACATCCTTAGTGTTTAAAATGTAACGAGCACTCATGCAGACTAATGTCAACGTAACCTCTGGCTCAAATATTtacgtatattatgtaaagGTCGTTTAGTTAATTGTCGTCACCAGACTACCTACACATTCCATCTCCGTACCAAGTTTTACGAAACACAACCAGTGATCTAATTCTATTCCAACTTGTGATCTAGATTCTTCAGTCTATTTTTCATATCCAAACTTTTATAGTGGTTTTTTTACATCCTCTACTGTTTGTAGAGAAAAAATTCTCTCCAAATtcttattttgaatattttctgcATAACTTCCTTCTTGATCGTTACCAAATAGCTTGTCTTTGATCGGTAACTGCCTACAACGATCATACGCCGCTCAGGATCAACGGTACTTGCCCTCGAATGCAAGGAGGTCAAAAGTGGTCCACGCATGCAGGGACAGGCGGCGAGAGCGACCCGCGCAGTAGCTATTAAGCCACGAGGTGTTTTTCTCCTCTAATAAGAAAAGTTACAGCTCTCTAAAATGGAAATTTACCTCTCACTGAGACATGTACCTGGAACGTTCGGCGTACTTTTTCATAGAACTGGACGGTCGACTGTACGGCGTGAGAACTTTGACGCGTTTCTGTTTGGGCGTCTTGAAGTCAGCCTTCATGGGCACCACGTGGCCCTGCTGGCTGCCAGAACTGCTCTCACTCAGGTTCAGTCTTCTTTTCACCGCCTGATAACAATTAATTACCACATTTATTTACTCTTTCACTATTTGTGATCATCTGATAACTTAAATTAGGTAAAGACCTACATGAAATTACGTAGAATAAAGACGATTTTGTTAAATGAACCCCAATTTGTGAGTTCacttcaacattttaaaacctGCGTTACTGACGAACAAATCGTGACGTTTattcacagaaaaaaaaatgaagtcCCTTAAATGCATTGATTTAGCACAAAAGAATTCCAAACTGCGGTTGCGCAAAAACCAGGTGTCGATGTCTAACGTTAGGTGAGAGAAAAAAGAGGGTTTATTATAATGATAGCAGGCTGAATAAGGGTAATTTACATGTCATTTGCAATGCATTACCCATACGCGGATGTTTGATGCAcgacatacaaaaatatgtagagCTAGGAGTATAATAAATTGAGTACAACAACATGAACAGCATATCTTAGAAGATAATTTACGCACTACGTGAATATTACAATCtagactattttatattatcactaCGCCTAAGTACGTcattatcaataaattattgaaaaacataACCCGAATTGAATTTATGTACGGTAAATAAACAGTTGACTTTTATTGTTCTTTGTATCATCGCCATTTCAGAACGCATAAATTGACgacgataatataattaaaattatgttgtgCACTCACCCCCATGACATTCACTTTCAATCgcaaaatgtaacaaaatactgCGTGATTTAAGGTACATATGTAAGCGACATGACGTGTTAATATAACATTAGTTAACTGCACTCAAGCACTTCCACGGGCCGCGACGTATGATAAAATAGTACTCACTCTTAACACAAAGTAAGTCATTGTTAATCTCTTCAATTGAGCATCACTACAACGACTAAGACACTGACTTCTAACTCACGACACTTCAACGGATCTATTCGTAACTGCTCTCAATTTCAAACTGTACGTTGACCCCATGTTAATTAATAGCAACTATTATTCGCAAATTAACTCACAATATaagaaactattattaaaattttatttaaagataaggTGCGCAACGTCAAACCGAAATAGAGCACGAGAGCTAAGAGGAAGATGCACGAGGCATTTTCAATAAGCTCATGCAACAAATTCAATTTCGACATCCAGCGGGGCCAAAGCCCCCAAAAGGAAGTGTGTGGGGAGGGTACCCGGTAACAACAATACATGACATAAATTAGAATCAACACAAAAGCCGCCGAGCTCTCGGAAGGGACCTCTAGCAAAAGAATGGCAATTTCTTATCtcgaaatatttgtgttattattaataGTGAACTAGGCGCTATTGTTAATTTGCCGGATTTGTGGGTCCCGTGCTTCTTTGTGCCGGTGTGCGTCTCGAGCAAGTAAACCGGAGCAGATGTGACACCGGCCCGCTATCTCACCAGATAAAACATCCCTCGCGTCAGCGCAAACTACTAATACTGTTGACATCATCAATTCAGCCCTTGGTATATTAcgagtaataataatgatacaaCTGCATGCAACCGAACAAAATAGATTAACTCGATCCGTATCtataaaaaaactctattgttatctatgataaattaaattattcttaacaataatttaaaggAACCCCAATGTAAAGTAAGGCTTGCGTGAGACGTTTAGGACAATGACCGAAAAAATGTGCAATGCAAGTGTGATGACAGGAAGTATGTACCTGGCCACGTGACCACCTAGTGTTGGAACCACATGGCGCCGGGTGAACGCCACTCGAGCCATCATGACAAACTGTTAACATGTGTGCCTTCTGCCTACACTTGCCGCCCGCTATgctcacatattattatgctacttacCCACGTAGCGACAAGTTTAAGGTTATACATACCACCAGCTGGCATTTgctataaaaaactaatttatcaTTAGGTTCAATTGGCATGCAACGCGAACCGACCGTATCCTGCATGCCATCGTCATCTCTTCTCTATGTTAACACCGTTCGTCTGTCTCTCATGGCTAATCTATTCTTAAAAGTAAAATCTACTTCCTTTAATCGGTTTATTCTAGTTGTTACCATTGGAAAAGTCGAGTGGACTCTGAGCGACACAAGGCGAGGGAGTTTCCAAAACTCGAATCAATTAAATGCAAATCTGAAGTATCAAGAACCCTCTAAACGATTTCAGCATTCCCAGCGTGGTTGAAAGTGTAATAAAGTCCCATATTCAAATTTAAACACCTATCTGCAAAAATCTTTACATTCTCTCATGCCTAAAgatcatattaaaaaaagaaaggcGTAAAGCAAAATTTTGCCATGCCATTAGAGGCATCCGTCAATTTTGGCGGACGCTCCACGTCCGccattttgtacttttttgaTCCGGGTGATCGACTCGTTACCTAATAGGCAATCTGAGTACcgatcaataaaatataaaataaaagagtacaaaaaaaatattttaatatataaatgtcgTTAACATCGATGTTGTTCAAACATATTTTGGAGTTTTAATTGACATCGATCAAAACCGATGTTTGAGGAAAGATTTTATGTGCATCGTTCCCAACAACCAGTATAGATGAGCCGTTTCAATTGTGGGTAATACTGGTCGATAATTTTGTTCAAGTATTTCctacaacaattattttttgtattggaaACTATTTATGCCATAAGTAATCTCCATGATAAATAGCTCGCCGTTAGAAATCAAATGACATTTTTATCGTAGCAatgttatctttaaaaatgagaCACGGTACACTAACTCAGTTTTTTCTCTGAATGAAACGTTGTGTGAACTAAACGTcgataaaaacaattaaacgaTCATCTCGAAACACGATTTTATTCATGTGAACTAGGCTTTATCCTCAAAGAATTTAGTGTTACCAATACATGTATAACAACGgttaaaatactactaaccgcagtaaataatgataatattattaatatgtggGAGAATTATGTGAAACTCGTACAAGTTTCAATGTAACACGAGTGGGTCGAAGAAAATAGTTAACCGGGATTTATGTACGGGACAGCGTCTCTCCCGTCAAGTCCTGTGATTGGTCGGCACCCCGCGTAGGGTCCCTCCGACTAAACACTTTTCAGTGTACTCGCTGCCGTTACACACTCAAAATTCGTCGTCTACGATCCGCCATTTTGATTCGTTATAATAACGATTACGATTCGCGGAATTTatgacattttctttaaaacttgTATTGTAAACTATAAAcgtatatatttatactaatattttatacccCATTAACTTAATTCAAAACCACTTCACACAAACTAAGTATCAACATTATCAGACCACAATTAATTGTAAACACATATAGGCGTAGTAATTAATTTCGTAAAATTACGTTGACCCAATAATAAAGGTTATTAAAATTGATGAACAACCAGTACCACACATAATGCATTTTAAGCATAATTATGGAAATATATATTcacctaattttaatttaaaaaaatgttccaacTATCATCCAATCTCTTCATCCTCTGAACTTCAAGTATTCTATTTGCACAGTTCAATGACCTCTCAGAGATCAATGAcctcattataattttaaagctttttaagtTGAATTCAACTTTCTATGATCttgattttagttttaataaaattgatagtgATTATACATATCATTCTGGCTTGCTAGGTccactgaataaaataatatctagcACAACTCAAATCTCCAAATTCATtaggtaaaatatgtttttttttcctataaAGTTGGTTTAACACTTAATAGGTAGATCTCATGATAAtctcaaaattataattttttcatagaATCTTGATAATGCTAATCAATGGGTCCAACACAGTATTAAGAATGTTTTCACTGCTACATCAACAGTGTTTTTAATCTGTACTCAGCCTATATATTTCCCTTTAGAAAATCTATTTAGACCGACAGTTAACCTAACAAAACTTTTCAATCATGATATGGATGATTTAATAAATCACATTAAATACTTGTTTAGGAAACAACTGATAACAAATGCAACCACAACCATcactttaaactaattttaaaagaatcttGCCAAGACTAGAATAATATACtgcttttaattacattaaccATAAAAGTCTTGTCAATTCAAGCGCAATTCACTTTCTTAGTTATGAATgtgcaatgaaaaatgttgttAGCAATCAACAAAACTTTCTCAGTCTATGAATTAACATTCTCATTTATGTTCTAGTTAcataatgtaacaaatatttactcaCAAGAAACAGAAACAAAACTGAATAGCTAAAAATATATCCAGTCACATACAA
Above is a window of Anticarsia gemmatalis isolate Benzon Research Colony breed Stoneville strain chromosome 2, ilAntGemm2 primary, whole genome shotgun sequence DNA encoding:
- the E2f1 gene encoding E2F transcription factor 1 encodes the protein MPRGVKRGPAEGEAEVVVRAAASPSHTTLLDDSPSQPISYHLLDHGYGATPQHQIRREAPTAPPKTSEAVKRRLNLSESSSGSQQGHVVPMKADFKTPKQKRVKVLTPYSRPSSSMKKYAERSRFDTSLGLLTKKFVALLKSSPNGVLDLNIAAEHLSVQKRRIYDITNVLEGIGILEKRSKNNIQWKYGGACGDAGAGGAARARRLRREVRLLAARGARAERAVGVAERALSELSARHGARAYITYADLRSIRDFRNQTVIPIKAPPDTRLSVPHPDEKGYMIHLKSMSGEIEVYLCPKERPESPASTSGALPADPLLEDNKALLAPLIALLQSKPSGSIAADFTTPIKREPGTSPALEARAPCVTDPTLPLAAPPQLAPPHLTPQRQIHHRDTLNTPDSGSARGRLRNALIADSDDFAPAAQLQTEDQESELELEPFLALEPPMSATDYGFCLDHDEGLSELFDFEF